Sequence from the Penicillium oxalicum strain HP7-1 chromosome IV, whole genome shotgun sequence genome:
TGTGAAACCCTTTGAAATACTAATGATGACCACTTCAGGCGCTAGCACTCTTGATTGTACTAAGCCCTTTCTGAAGAAGGTTTCTCGCCAGGAGACTCACCTTGTCACAGGTTATGGTTTTTGTCTATGCGTTCTGCGTCTTGGCCTTTAACACATGGAAGATTCGCCGCTACACCGACGCCGAGCTTCGTCAAAAAGATAAAGAGGCGGAGCTTCATCCGATTCTTTCAAATGATATTGTCCCGTTTGGTGCCAAAGCCCTGGAGCGGCGAGTCTACGTGGAAGGTATCTGggtctcccctctctctaCTCCCCTTTTAAGTACCCTACCGTCAGAGACACCGAGCATAAGCCCACTGAGCCCATCGCCGGAGAGATTCTCGCCGAGATCACCGACTCCGGCATCTTCAGTTGCTCCCGAGGAAGTGAAAGAGCCCCAGGCAGTAGCAGAATCGATTGCGCCCACTGACGACTCTTTCGAGCGAGAATCTCTCACAGTCCATCCCTCCAGGGGTGGAATTGGTTTGGATGAAGCCAGCGAAAGATCTGTTTCATTTCCTGAAACCAAGCAAACAACAATACTTCCTGGCCAGGCTTGCGATGATATACCCCAATACGAGCAGCACGACGCAAAGCGTGTCAGTTTCCATACCCGTGTTCGGCATGCGGGCTCAGTGTCTGAGGCCGATCTTGCGGATAGTACACTGGCAGATATCACAAACTCCCTCGACCCAAGCAAAGAAGCGGACGCCCCACCACAGAATGAGAAAAGCCGATTGTCGCGCATCTCGAGTACGTGATTCTGGCTTTTGATCGAGACCAAGAATCCTTCTAACGGTGACAGGAGTCCTTCGGAAGCGATCTTCAGAGGAATTTCGACGAAAGATGAGTGCCCTGTTCAACGAGCAGTTTCGTATGGATGGTCCAGCCGACCAGCTGCAAATTGATCCACCTTTCCGGCACTCTCGTAGTCGGAAGAGACGAAAATCGACCATCACGCAATCTCATTCTCTGAACCTCTAAGTGACCGCGTACTGGATACGACCAGGCTTTCAGTTATTGTTCGCAACCTGCTGGTCTTACTCTTTGGGTTCCTTTTGTGAACATCCACTCGCTGACTTGTCTCTGGTGGAAGGCCATGACTCCCGTTGACTAGGTGCGCGCCAAGGAACCGGAAACTTCTTTGGCTGTTGGCCGGGTTGTGAAGTATAAACTCCATTGTGATGTGCATACGGAGCGTACGACGGCAAAACGGCGTACGTTGGTCAGGCGTTAGATGGTCTTCAGTTGTGCATATTCTTAATTCGTAGTTTTAACGTCACTTCATGCACCATGGCATTGCGCAAGTCGAGTTCACCAGTTCCTCTCAAGTCACTACAAACTTTCACCATTAGTCTGCGCAATGGCCCAGTTGTAACTCGATGACTCCAAGGTTCACTCTGCAGTTGTTGCGAGTAAAATGTCTTGGGAAATTTCCGTCCCCAACGGATTCACTTTGCATTGTCTGCCCTCGGGATGTCAGACTCGCAGCGAAGGGTTTAAAAGACAGGCAATTCCAATATGCGACGACTGTGGGTATGAATATGCACTGAGTTTTCGGCCATACTACGTATTACCAGACTGCCTCGAGTGCACACCCTCGAGATTGAGCCAACTTTGTCAGCTCCACAGTCAAGTTCGAGATGGCGATGTGGACCAATCCGACTCATCGGGAGTCTCCACCAAACGCACTGCTGCCTTGTGCCTTCCGATCGATATCAGACCACGTGACTGCGCGACAGTCTCGACGCGTCGCCCACGAAGGCGAATGTCGATTGTGGTTTGGTAGCCCCGTATTCGCCACAAACAGGACGAGGATTTCAAAGAACCGGAAGCCTGTGACTCACTGGATATCACCTTGGGCGTCTTGCCAAACTCATTTTGCCCCGTCAGGCTTCCACTGCCCCTACTTCACTCCTGACCTCAGCGCGTTGCGGTCATCTTAGCGCATCTCATTAGGAACCATTCCAGCACCGTGCGCATTTCGGGGTGCCATCTCAGAAGACTGATCTTTCTATTtaagcaaaaagaagagagaaaaaaggatgACAACCGATCAGGAAGTGCAGCCCGAGTACGAGGATGGCGGTTCGACCGGTCCTGGAGCCCCAACCCCGCTATCAGCGCTGGAGGTGAGCATATCCGAGGGCAACGTGTGAGGGGAAACACAGGCTGAATTTTTGCGACAGGGTATGGCTGGGTTGACTGCTCGCGACATCAAGTTGTTCGTGGATGCTGGGTATCATACTGTTGAACGAGTTGCCTTCACGTATGTGACGAGTCTAGACACTTCCTCTATTGCCGCTACCACGACGGTGAAAACAACCAATCGTCTGTGGTTCATCTCCAGCTGATGCAAATGTCACATCCCTAGGCCAAAGCGCCAGCTTGAACAGATCAAGGGAATTTCGGAGCAAAAAGCCAGTAAAATCCTGGCTGAGGGTAAGTTGGGAGCTGCATATTCCCCGAAGTCTCAATCGTTCAAATCTGTCAGACTAACTCGATCCTCTTTTGTCCCGGAAAGCAAACAAAATTGTTCCTCTGGGATTTACCACGGCCACCGAAATGCACGCACGACGCAGTGAACTGATCTCCATCACGACTGGCTCTAAGCAACTCGATACGCTTCTTGGGGGTGGTATCGAAACGGGCTCAATCACGGAGATCTTCGGAGAATTCAGAACGGGAAAAAGTCAGATTTGCCACACACTTGCCGTGACCTGTCAGCTGCCATTCGACATGGGCGGCGGCGAGGGCAAGTGTCTTTACATCGATACGGAGGGAACTTTCCGGCCGGTTCGACTTCTTGCTGTTGCGCAACGATACGGCCTggttggagaagaagtccTTGACAATGTCGCATATGCGCGCGCGTACAACTCCGATCATCAACTGCAGTTACTCAACCAGGCCTCTCAAATGATGTGTGAGACGCGCTTCTCGCTCTTGATTGTGGATTCGGCCACGTCGCTGTATCGAACAGACTTCAATGGTCGTGGTGAGCTTGCATCGCGGCAGACTCATCTTGCAAAGTTCTTACGCACACTTCAATATCTGGCGGATGAGTTTGGTATTGCAGTCGTCATCACCAATCAAGTCGTGGCTCAAGTCGACGGTGGGCCCAGTGCTATGTTCAATCCTGATCCGAAGAAGCCTATTGGCGGTAATATCATTGCCCACGCCAGCACAACGCGACTGAGTTTGAAGAAGGGTCGAGGAGAAACTCGAATTTGCAAGATCTATGATAGTCCATGCCTTCCTGAAAGTGATTGTCTCTTCGCTATCAATGAGGATGGCATTGGCGATCCGAGCGAGAAAGACCTGGAGAAAGATTAAGACTCCATGTGTGATTTATTCTCAGCATTGTTACGAATTTAGTGACCTAATGAGCCGTTACGGATTGACCTGTACTCTACCTcagtatttttttttcctgccCTGTGGATCAAGTTGGTCAAAGTTCATAGTTTTTGCCATTGATTGTTGTAGAGAGCGACCAATAGGAGTGTGGATGTGTGCGAGCTCCCGTCTGGACATGCATTAAACATAAAGAAATCAATTCATAACCAGTAGCATCAGACTAGTAGAATAGGTACAAGTTAATCCTCCGCCTGTGTTCCCCAGGTGTACCTTAGCATATCTTTATTTTTGGTTGCAGCAATCCGAATCTGTTGCGGCGGTCAGGTGCCAAACACAGCAGTTAAGGTTGAAGGACCCCAGGGCGCGCCGCGTGCCCGCGCCAAGACTCTGCTTTTTTGAAGCTCCAGCTTTCCGCCTCACCACCTTCCCTCCGTTCACTGTGAGCCATGGGACACTGAGTCGACTGTGTTCAACGTCCAGACTTCGCCGTCGTTCAACCATGGCGAAAATTTACAAAGACACCAGAATTGACCTCCGGCCATTCTCACCGGCGACGACCGTGAATTTCCAGGTCTCGGCCGAAGAGAGACCAACCCGTCGGCCTCGCTTTTCTATTTCCTCTGCGCA
This genomic interval carries:
- a CDS encoding DNA repair protein rhp51 gives rise to the protein MTTDQEVQPEYEDGGSTGPGAPTPLSALEGMAGLTARDIKLFVDAGYHTVERVAFTPKRQLEQIKGISEQKASKILAEANKIVPLGFTTATEMHARRSELISITTGSKQLDTLLGGGIETGSITEIFGEFRTGKSQICHTLAVTCQLPFDMGGGEGKCLYIDTEGTFRPVRLLAVAQRYGLVGEEVLDNVAYARAYNSDHQLQLLNQASQMMCETRFSLLIVDSATSLYRTDFNGRGELASRQTHLAKFLRTLQYLADEFGIAVVITNQVVAQVDGGPSAMFNPDPKKPIGGNIIAHASTTRLSLKKGRGETRICKIYDSPCLPESDCLFAINEDGIGDPSEKDLEKD